One Patescibacteria group bacterium DNA window includes the following coding sequences:
- a CDS encoding Eco57I restriction-modification methylase domain-containing protein gives MSERKLVDEILANAKYLEESLRRTLYSKILSSIQNESNLDQNFYNICEAPSVLTNSLVEKWNKIIELINLGYNEFGPIFVWKNYPILCEGEITESLGQYFTKPSIVNFILSGLKNNPKKILDPMAGHGVFLLGALKRFKDAKIIGVDIDDLPLKAAKLVLNNRVKLINQDIFTWAFNRVNENKDFHFDAIVGNPAYISYQNLQKVGDFGNIKEDYRKYIFGILKEIAEMKSIKYKLNRLFKNWSGYSDLAVYTIILSWLLSDDGGQIAFVTTNHWLERNYGENIQRFLTNHGTVHGIVTQRNGNWFPRAQIPTNIIIYTKGEPSKNQLEYGIPHVEIFKNNIDDIKHYLKSIIKEDFWSWINTINEPKTYDNIRVSFKKWFEHKIGLREYVEINKFKNIDIPNHLKNYKLFTFDSIGWEVHQGLRTGCNEVFYVKKSHLKLNKFTSTVTRNGKKVKKTFHLNPNFVIPVIQKITSDAPLKLNLKHTNTYLLNLNNSILSEDIKEIKSKYPNKWIKEWKIEDYHIIPEELAQHLRECASVPYEGKGQKRVPASELSAVRTNVYIPHLKNTDTIPPPPTFWYQIKIRPRHYGKIIIPRVTGGALRSYLIEETKEVLTDANFVTLIPNKEKLPPKYLWVWPNTNTFRLLAEMNGVPLGGGALKLEASIIKTLPVPYRLLKKKEDSIEEICKNLGRSYSEMEILDKGEEIDAVLFDNVNTSSIKTRLEKYIELRQK, from the coding sequence ATGTCTGAGAGAAAATTAGTTGATGAAATATTAGCTAATGCAAAATACCTCGAAGAAAGTCTAAGGAGAACACTCTATTCTAAAATATTATCTTCTATACAAAATGAATCAAATTTAGATCAAAATTTCTACAATATCTGTGAAGCACCATCAGTATTAACTAATTCTTTAGTAGAAAAATGGAATAAAATAATAGAATTAATAAATTTGGGCTATAATGAATTTGGTCCTATTTTCGTATGGAAAAATTATCCCATTTTATGTGAGGGAGAAATTACTGAAAGTTTAGGGCAATATTTTACAAAACCATCAATAGTTAATTTTATATTGTCTGGACTGAAAAACAATCCAAAAAAAATTTTAGATCCTATGGCAGGCCACGGTGTTTTCTTATTAGGAGCATTAAAACGGTTTAAGGATGCGAAAATTATTGGAGTTGATATAGATGATTTACCTTTAAAAGCAGCAAAACTTGTTCTAAATAATCGAGTAAAATTAATTAATCAAGATATTTTCACATGGGCTTTTAATCGGGTCAATGAAAACAAAGATTTTCATTTTGATGCTATCGTAGGAAATCCGGCATATATAAGTTATCAAAACTTACAGAAGGTTGGAGATTTTGGTAATATAAAAGAAGATTATAGAAAATACATTTTTGGTATCCTTAAGGAAATTGCAGAAATGAAGAGTATAAAATATAAACTAAATCGATTATTTAAAAATTGGTCTGGTTATAGTGATCTGGCTGTATATACTATAATTTTATCTTGGCTCTTATCGGACGATGGCGGTCAAATCGCTTTTGTCACGACAAATCACTGGTTAGAAAGAAATTATGGAGAAAACATTCAAAGGTTTCTTACAAATCATGGGACCGTGCACGGAATAGTAACTCAAAGAAATGGGAATTGGTTTCCTAGGGCACAAATCCCAACAAATATAATAATATATACGAAAGGAGAACCATCAAAAAACCAATTGGAATATGGTATACCTCATGTAGAAATTTTTAAAAATAATATAGATGATATCAAACATTATTTAAAATCTATTATTAAGGAAGATTTTTGGTCCTGGATTAATACTATTAACGAACCAAAAACATATGATAATATTAGAGTTAGTTTTAAAAAATGGTTTGAACATAAAATTGGTCTTCGTGAATATGTAGAAATAAATAAATTCAAAAATATAGATATACCAAATCATCTTAAAAATTATAAATTATTTACCTTTGACTCAATTGGATGGGAAGTTCACCAAGGATTACGAACAGGTTGTAATGAGGTTTTTTATGTTAAGAAATCACATTTAAAACTCAATAAGTTTACATCAACAGTTACTAGAAATGGGAAAAAGGTAAAAAAGACATTTCATCTAAATCCAAATTTTGTAATTCCCGTCATCCAAAAAATTACATCAGACGCTCCTCTTAAATTAAATTTAAAACATACTAATACTTATCTTTTAAATTTAAATAATTCTATTCTTTCTGAAGATATTAAAGAAATAAAATCCAAATATCCAAACAAATGGATTAAAGAATGGAAAATAGAAGATTATCATATAATTCCTGAAGAATTGGCTCAACATTTACGTGAATGCGCCTCAGTTCCCTACGAAGGTAAAGGACAAAAAAGAGTACCTGCTAGTGAATTATCCGCAGTAAGAACGAATGTCTATATTCCTCATCTGAAAAATACAGATACAATCCCACCTCCACCCACATTTTGGTATCAAATTAAAATACGTCCTAGGCATTATGGAAAAATAATTATTCCTAGAGTAACGGGAGGCGCTTTAAGAAGCTATTTAATTGAAGAAACTAAAGAAGTCTTAACAGACGCTAACTTCGTTACGTTAATACCAAATAAAGAAAAATTACCGCCAAAGTATCTGTGGGTGTGGCCTAATACCAATACATTTAGATTGTTGGCAGAGATGAATGGCGTACCTTTAGGTGGTGGAGCTCTAAAACTTGAAGCCTCAATCATTAAAACATTACCTGTACCATATAGATTATTGAAAAAGAAAGAGGATAGTATTGAAGAAATATGTAAAAATTTAGGTAGAAGCTATTCTGAGATGGAAATTTTAGATAAAGGAGAAGAAATTGATGCTGTTCTATTTGATAATGTTAATACTTCTTCTATTAAAACAAGACTTGAGAAATATATTGAATTAAGACAAAAATGA
- a CDS encoding DNA methylase codes for MIACKEFNEKSFGNDKSLAFNPYEKPVRSTRKGAIFQVHPYPTKINYRSIAPFILAHAQPGDLVYDSFAGSCSTGMAAASCSEKNPDILNYLGHEAREAAIWGPRRAICIDIGVLPTFIGRTLLNSIDTRVLKKIFYKWMENIEEKWGWIYKTTDLEGKKGIIRYTYFSDIIKCSNCHFEVPFIEMFVDFNKGEFKEKTKCPNCYYIIDSKNVEPIIENAYDKLLKKDKERVKRIPYRIYGTTNNKKWSRNAITKDYEDIKKIEKIPLPDSVKPVPMMGEKKGKKWGEMYRSGYHRDITHVHHFYTPRNLTAISVLFDETKNIPEKFRSAIILAISSYNIANSTLMTRFVFKKGNNRPVNTSAQPGVLYIPNCPVEKNVFLGVRRKFKAILKALEKTSKWIINVEVKTQPAQHSGLKSGSVDYIFTDPPFGENIQYSELNFLSEAWLGFFTDNTYETIISNYQGKDVKNYEKLLTEAFRENFRVLKPGGFMTVVFHNTRKEIWNALQRSILHSGFEIIDTSILDKTQTSFKQTTTKGAVKKDPIILALKPKHKNNFTKDHKLLNAREYIIRRLKELENRITPERSFDYLFGRFVGYRLSMGQTIPINAKEFKRILSQIADEKGNNWYLKKEIKKALS; via the coding sequence ATGATTGCTTGTAAAGAGTTTAACGAAAAATCATTCGGTAACGATAAATCGTTAGCCTTTAATCCGTATGAAAAACCCGTTCGTTCAACTAGAAAAGGAGCGATTTTTCAGGTACATCCATATCCAACGAAAATAAATTATAGAAGCATTGCACCATTTATATTAGCGCATGCCCAACCTGGAGATTTAGTATACGATTCTTTTGCTGGTTCTTGTAGCACAGGTATGGCTGCCGCCAGTTGTTCCGAAAAAAATCCTGATATTTTGAATTACTTAGGTCATGAAGCAAGAGAAGCTGCTATTTGGGGTCCAAGAAGAGCTATTTGCATTGATATAGGGGTGCTTCCAACATTTATTGGACGTACATTGTTAAACTCTATTGACACTAGAGTACTTAAAAAGATATTTTATAAATGGATGGAAAATATTGAAGAAAAATGGGGTTGGATATATAAAACTACAGATTTGGAAGGTAAAAAAGGAATAATTAGATATACTTATTTTAGTGATATTATAAAATGCAGTAATTGTCATTTTGAAGTACCATTTATAGAAATGTTTGTCGATTTTAATAAGGGAGAATTCAAAGAAAAAACAAAATGTCCTAACTGTTATTATATTATTGATTCTAAAAATGTTGAACCAATTATAGAAAATGCATATGATAAATTATTAAAAAAAGATAAAGAAAGAGTAAAAAGAATCCCATATCGAATATATGGAACAACAAATAATAAAAAATGGTCAAGAAATGCAATAACAAAAGATTATGAAGATATAAAAAAGATAGAAAAAATACCACTACCAGATTCAGTTAAGCCGGTTCCTATGATGGGTGAAAAAAAAGGTAAAAAATGGGGTGAAATGTATAGATCAGGATATCATAGAGATATTACTCACGTACATCATTTTTATACGCCTAGAAATTTAACTGCTATTTCAGTTCTTTTTGATGAAACTAAAAATATTCCAGAAAAATTTAGGTCAGCTATAATATTGGCAATTTCTAGTTATAACATAGCCAATTCCACTTTAATGACTAGATTTGTTTTTAAAAAAGGAAACAACCGACCCGTCAATACAAGTGCACAACCAGGTGTCCTATATATACCAAATTGTCCAGTAGAGAAGAATGTTTTTTTAGGAGTAAGAAGAAAGTTCAAAGCGATTCTAAAAGCTTTAGAAAAAACATCAAAATGGATTATAAATGTTGAAGTCAAAACTCAACCAGCACAACATAGTGGCTTAAAATCAGGCTCAGTGGACTATATTTTTACAGATCCGCCTTTTGGTGAAAATATTCAATATTCTGAACTTAATTTCTTATCGGAAGCATGGCTAGGTTTTTTCACTGATAATACTTACGAGACGATTATTAGTAATTATCAAGGAAAAGATGTTAAAAATTATGAAAAATTATTAACTGAAGCATTTAGAGAAAACTTCCGAGTTCTCAAGCCTGGAGGGTTTATGACTGTAGTGTTTCATAACACACGTAAAGAAATTTGGAATGCTCTTCAAAGGTCTATTCTACATTCAGGATTCGAAATAATAGATACTTCCATTCTTGATAAAACCCAAACTAGTTTTAAGCAAACAACTACTAAAGGTGCCGTTAAAAAAGACCCTATCATTTTAGCGTTGAAACCTAAACATAAAAATAATTTTACTAAAGATCATAAGTTATTAAATGCTAGAGAATATATTATTAGACGTTTAAAAGAGTTGGAAAATAGGATAACTCCTGAAAGGTCTTTTGATTATCTTTTCGGTAGGTTTGTTGGTTATAGATTATCCATGGGTCAAACTATTCCAATAAATGCCAAAGAATTTAAAAGAATTTTATCACAAATCGCAGATGAAAAAGGGAATAATTGGTATTTAAAGAAAGAAATCAAGAAGGCGCTTTCATAA
- a CDS encoding N-6 DNA methylase produces MSNKEFTAMSISPERAAENLLRTLERNPEINETGRRELFIGYIIVLFPKYAWQIREYALGAEKTVKIPPSEEEDVVLGRIDTKKGSLIIEYKTSVERVNEQNVAEVQLKKYVAGIMCEEGKEAVTKGISTDILNWHEYKVSVNPRIPLGSIKPEDVILSEKRSYFFSSDNPNRFIETVERLVFEEVPIIANAKYIVDEFGLRSKIYRDFKKALRKIWEEIYEQSEVELGLNLWSRFIENCFDQTARPNEENYLDHVYLVILSRLLAGFAIATVEEQTDPTFPIRCVTGEFFQSGTHRVQNFVENDFFRWVKHRDIITELAPELESLHRKLEWLDFRSAPKFDLLTEIYAEIMPPEQKTEYGVVFTPTWLVNQIVDNIEGCEEENKKILDPACGTGSFLRSVLAKKMERLNGKYSKPQILEIILDDICGLDINPVSVVIAKTTIMLTLSELLKISNRPVEIPIYLCDSLFLPELRISSSEENVIEVNLDSAEIHLPSKVFSEGTTVFDQLIQIVSTFARDAALELISPDEGLRSLEERIEEIISQFDLTQSEHDLLIEGLTDLFYVLIERIRKKRNIVWAFVLKNTYRPSLLREQFDVIVSNPPWLAMSSFPAARYKEELESLIEYYKLPPLGPSRHHMEISTMFSIHCANKYLKKGGTFAFILPRVILNGYQHDPLRKSDFLQEASLSINYLWDLVDVEPLFKRPACVIFGNKSGDPSGFPKELPCKQFHGNPFDTLTYEEKILYLTTLGAKSSYSYSKQVYHEASLRYKRGFKQGADLMPRRSVIVDILTRKDAEILSITTSESEINNPLNKAPYDTISLTGTIEKQYIFNTLKSDAVLPFVHGEPVYAALPVQIEDNSFRILDVRELLRLGHIHARRWFQRVDEILLELSRKDLSTWLKRRNKLINQSTEKCEFLVLYGAGGTNVTSCVLDTSEMDFTFINDQTLYAWRAPSENEAWYVCGMLNSKPINDAIKDKQALGAFGEQHIHELPLSLIPRFDPGLPEHIELANEAKRINQRARQIVQSDRTYLDTSLSLASRRRRFSRIISSELEELNRLSESILEVSGK; encoded by the coding sequence ATGTCAAACAAGGAGTTTACAGCTATGTCAATTAGTCCAGAAAGAGCTGCTGAAAATTTATTAAGAACACTAGAGAGAAATCCAGAGATAAATGAAACAGGTAGGAGAGAGCTTTTTATAGGTTACATAATAGTTCTCTTTCCTAAATATGCTTGGCAAATAAGAGAATACGCCCTTGGTGCAGAAAAAACGGTAAAAATCCCCCCATCAGAGGAGGAAGATGTTGTTTTAGGAAGAATAGATACTAAAAAAGGTTCTCTAATTATAGAATATAAGACAAGTGTAGAAAGAGTTAATGAGCAGAATGTTGCTGAAGTCCAACTTAAAAAATATGTAGCAGGTATTATGTGTGAAGAGGGAAAAGAAGCAGTAACTAAAGGTATTAGTACAGATATTCTTAATTGGCATGAATACAAAGTAAGTGTTAATCCAAGAATACCTTTAGGAAGCATAAAGCCAGAAGATGTCATTTTATCAGAAAAGCGTTCTTATTTCTTCTCATCAGATAATCCAAATAGATTTATTGAGACCGTAGAACGGCTTGTATTTGAGGAAGTACCGATTATTGCAAATGCTAAATATATTGTTGATGAATTTGGTTTAAGATCAAAAATTTATAGAGACTTCAAAAAAGCTCTAAGAAAAATTTGGGAAGAAATTTATGAACAAAGTGAAGTTGAACTAGGTTTAAATCTATGGTCGAGATTTATTGAGAATTGTTTTGATCAAACTGCTCGACCTAATGAAGAAAATTATTTAGATCACGTTTATTTGGTTATTTTATCGAGATTACTTGCAGGATTTGCAATTGCCACTGTAGAAGAACAAACAGATCCAACATTTCCGATTAGGTGCGTAACTGGCGAATTTTTCCAATCTGGGACCCATCGTGTTCAGAACTTTGTTGAAAATGATTTCTTTAGATGGGTTAAACATAGGGATATAATAACAGAACTTGCTCCCGAATTGGAAAGTCTGCATCGTAAGTTAGAATGGTTAGATTTCCGTTCTGCTCCAAAATTTGATCTTCTTACAGAAATATATGCAGAAATTATGCCGCCTGAACAAAAAACAGAATATGGGGTAGTTTTTACGCCTACATGGCTTGTTAATCAAATAGTGGATAATATTGAGGGCTGTGAAGAAGAAAATAAAAAAATATTGGATCCTGCTTGTGGAACAGGTAGTTTCCTTAGATCTGTACTAGCGAAAAAAATGGAGCGTCTTAATGGTAAATATTCAAAACCTCAAATCCTTGAAATCATATTAGATGATATCTGTGGTCTTGATATAAATCCTGTATCTGTTGTAATAGCAAAAACTACAATAATGTTAACTCTTTCGGAACTACTTAAAATTTCTAATCGTCCTGTGGAAATCCCAATCTATCTTTGTGACTCTTTATTTCTTCCTGAATTACGAATTTCTTCTTCTGAAGAAAATGTAATCGAGGTTAATTTAGATTCAGCAGAAATACATCTTCCTTCAAAAGTTTTTTCAGAAGGAACTACAGTTTTTGATCAGCTCATACAAATAGTTAGTACATTTGCGAGAGATGCTGCATTAGAATTAATCTCTCCTGATGAAGGCCTTAGATCATTAGAGGAACGAATTGAAGAAATTATTTCTCAATTTGATTTAACACAATCTGAACATGACCTTCTTATTGAGGGTTTAACTGATTTATTTTATGTGTTAATTGAGCGCATTCGAAAGAAAAGGAACATAGTGTGGGCTTTTGTATTGAAAAATACTTATCGTCCATCATTACTTAGAGAACAATTTGATGTCATAGTTTCTAATCCTCCTTGGTTAGCAATGAGTTCATTTCCAGCAGCAAGATATAAAGAAGAGTTAGAATCCCTAATAGAGTATTATAAATTACCGCCATTGGGTCCATCAAGACATCATATGGAAATTTCTACTATGTTTAGTATTCACTGTGCTAATAAGTATTTAAAAAAAGGAGGTACCTTTGCATTCATATTACCCAGAGTTATATTGAATGGTTACCAACATGACCCGTTGAGGAAATCAGACTTTTTACAAGAAGCATCTTTATCAATAAATTACCTCTGGGATTTAGTAGATGTTGAGCCATTGTTCAAAAGACCGGCATGTGTAATATTTGGAAATAAATCAGGTGATCCATCTGGTTTTCCAAAAGAACTCCCGTGTAAGCAATTTCATGGTAATCCTTTCGATACATTAACTTACGAAGAAAAAATTTTATATTTAACAACTCTAGGAGCAAAGTCTAGCTATTCTTATTCTAAACAGGTGTATCATGAAGCATCATTAAGGTACAAAAGAGGTTTTAAACAAGGAGCAGATTTGATGCCTCGTAGATCGGTAATTGTTGATATTCTAACCAGAAAAGATGCTGAAATATTAAGCATCACTACATCTGAAAGTGAAATTAATAATCCCTTAAACAAAGCTCCATACGATACGATTAGTCTGACTGGAACAATAGAAAAACAGTATATCTTTAATACACTGAAATCTGATGCAGTGCTTCCATTTGTTCATGGTGAACCTGTTTATGCTGCATTACCAGTACAAATTGAAGATAATTCTTTTAGAATATTAGATGTTAGAGAACTCTTACGATTAGGCCATATACACGCTAGAAGATGGTTCCAAAGGGTCGATGAAATACTACTAGAATTAAGTAGAAAGGATTTATCTACTTGGTTAAAAAGAAGAAATAAACTAATCAATCAATCTACAGAAAAATGCGAATTTTTAGTACTATATGGAGCTGGGGGAACGAATGTTACATCATGTGTGTTAGATACTAGTGAAATGGATTTTACATTCATAAATGATCAGACTTTATATGCATGGAGGGCACCAAGCGAAAACGAAGCATGGTATGTTTGTGGTATGTTAAATAGTAAACCAATAAATGACGCAATTAAAGATAAACAAGCTCTTGGTGCTTTTGGTGAACAGCACATTCATGAATTGCCGCTTTCATTAATACCCCGCTTTGATCCAGGATTACCTGAGCATATAGAATTAGCTAATGAAGCTAAGAGAATAAATCAGCGTGCAAGACAGATCGTTCAATCAGATAGAACTTACCTCGATACTAGTCTATCTCTTGCGTCAAGACGGAGACGTTTTTCAAGAATTATTAGCTCTGAATTGGAAGAACTTAACCGTTTATCGGAGAGTATTTTGGAGGTTTCTGGAAAATGA